The following coding sequences are from one Manduca sexta isolate Smith_Timp_Sample1 chromosome 7, JHU_Msex_v1.0, whole genome shotgun sequence window:
- the LOC115442432 gene encoding lysoplasmalogenase, giving the protein MISPSALVKRVGVGGRLVPFFKCVCVYFLAMGGGWDPSPTAVAAKCAPILCLLLVVILHQGSLGYEKGWYARRIAAGLILSALGDALLVWPQHFIAGMAAFAGAHVAYIAAFGFYPLKPLLAPICYVACAYYMTLLSPPEGLKVLVPVYGMLLTTMAWRGVARGRAAAAGALLFLISDAILGYSLFGGPLQYRQVLVMSTYYLGQLGIALSALEPAQVAVP; this is encoded by the exons GTGAAGCGAGTGGGCGTGGGGGGTCGTTTGGTGCCGTTCTTCAagtgcgtgtgtgtgtacttCCTGGCGATGGGGGGTGGCTGGGACCCCTCGCCCACGGCGGTAGCTGCGAAGTGCGCGCCCATCTTGTGCCTGCTGCTCGTTGTCATATTGCACCAAGGCTCGTTGGGCTATGAAAA GGGGTGGTATGCGCGCCGCATCGCCGCGGGTCTCATTCTCTCCGCTCTGGGCGACGCGCTGCTAGTCTGGCCGCAGCATTTCATAGCAGGCATGGCGGCGTTCGCCGGCGCCCACGTCGCATACATCGCCGCCTTCGGCTTCTACCCACTAAAACCACTTCTGGCACCAATATGTTATGTGGCATGTGCTTACTACATGACCCTTTTGTCGCCACCTGAGGGATTGAAAGTCCTTGTGCCGGTGTACGGGATGCTGTTGACGACGATGGCGTGGCGAGGAGTGGCGCGGGGAAGGGCGGCGGCGGCTGGTGCTCTATTGTTCCTTATATCTGATGCTATATTGGGTTATAGCCTGTTTGGAGGACCCCTGCAGTATAGACAG GTGCTAGTGATGTCGACGTACTATCTAGGTCAGCTAGGAATAGCGTTGAGTGCCCTAGAACCGGCGCAGGTCGCCGTCCCGTGA